Below is a genomic region from Fulvia fulva chromosome 13, complete sequence.
GATGGCGGAGCTGATCGATAAGATGGAGTCGAAGACGGGGACGGCGTTGGCGATTATGAAGGATAAAAACCAGAATGCTGTGCCGATGCTGATCCAGAGGGTCCAGCTGCGGGTTGTGTTTTTGGCGTATTCAGAGTCTGCGCGCAGGAAGCGGAGGCCGACGACGAAGAGGTATTTTATCGCTGTGTGGGCGAAGACTAGAGACGTCCCGAGTAGGCACGGAAAGAGGATACCATACGCGATCTTAGCCGGAAGTGTCGGTGCACTGCCGAGTGCGGGACTCCTCACGCCTTGTCCCGCGAGGGCGTAGATGACCGCGGCGACGATGGTGTAGATTGGTATCGCGAAAGATTGCAGGATTATGAGGGCTGGAGTGAAGTCGCGGGCTGCGTTCTTCATTTCTGCCATTACTGTGACGAAGCCTTGGTTGCCGGCGTAGGCGAAGGCGATGTTTAGGCAGGCGGACATGCCTTGGGAGAAGGTTGGGGTGCCGACGAGAACGATTTCGCGTTCCCAGCCGGGGAGGGCGCCTTGGGGGCGTTCTGCGATGCCGAGGGAGATCATGACGATGAGGACTGCTGCGATGATGGAGACGGTGCAGGGAACTGGGCTGTGTTAGCGGTCACGCATGTGAAGAGTCTGTGAGACTTACTGCCGCAGTGTGCGATGAAGGCAAACTTTCGTGGTAAGCACAATGCCCATGATGTGATGGCTGGAAGCGCAATGAAGGCAATCGTGCACAGAGCATGATCTGCAGTTCGTCAGCGTGTTCCCACAATCTGCGAGACTTTCACTCACCCGACATGCTGTTAAGCGCAATAGACATCGTAAGACAAGCAGAAGCACACGTCAACGCCAGATTAAGCGTAAATGCAATCGCAGTGATCCGGGCCAGTGGCTTGCCTCCGATTATCTGGCAGCAGTCGACAATGTTCATAACCGTGGGATAGCGCCTGTAGAATTGCACCAGCACATACGCGGTATAAGTCGTGACCAGCCCAAGTCCGATGATGGCTATGATGCCAGGTATGAGACCCAGTGTCTGCATTGCCGCCGGCAGACT
It encodes:
- a CDS encoding N amino acid transport system protein, producing the protein MPPSQYLYDTEKTAPKDEPGFASDNDRSEDRYDLEQVDTVRRGSFVSMQQGSSYQTPGKWQTAVIFITNEVGIGILSLPAAMQTLGLIPGIIAIIGLGLVTTYTAYVLVQFYRRYPTVMNIVDCCQIIGGKPLARITAIAFTLNLALTCASACLTMSIALNSMSDHALCTIAFIALPAITSWALCLPRKFAFIAHCGIPCTVSIIAAVLIVMISLGIAERPQGALPGWEREIVLVGTPTFSQGMSACLNIAFAYAGNQGFVTVMAEMKNAARDFTPALIILQSFAIPIYTIVAAVIYALAGQGVRSPALGSAPTLPAKIAYGILFPCLLGTSLVFAHTAIKYLFVVGLRFLRADSEYAKNTTRSWTLWISIGTAFWFLSFIIANAVPVFDSILSISSAIFVAWFTFGISGVFWLFLNWDQQGKGWRRICLAGVNWGIVVVTVFVNGAGMYAAVSGLLARFEDESQGVNGPFTCADNSIF